acaggtcaccttggtttacctacaggtatgaacaggtcaccttggtttacctacaggtatgaacaggtcaccttggtttatctacaggtatgaacaggtcaccttggtttatctacaggtcaccttggtttacctacaggtcaccttggtttacctacaggtcaccttggtttatctacaggtcaccttggtttacctacaggtcaccttggtttatctacaggtatgaacaggtcaccttggtttacctacaggtatgaacaggtcaccttggtttacctacaggtatgaacaggtcaccttggtttatctacaggtcaccttggtttacctacaggtcaccttggtttatctacaggtatgaacaggtcaccttggtttacctacaggtatgaacaggtcaccttggtttacctacaggtatgaacaggtcaccttggtttacctacaggtatgaacaggtcaccttggtttacctacaggtcaccttggtttatctacaggtatgaacaggtcaccttggtttatctacaggtcaccttggtttacctacaggtcaccttggtttatctacaggtatgaacaggtcaccttggtttacctacaggcATGACGGGAGGCTGTAGTCATCGGGTTCGATCCCCAATACAATTCACCACTTTTGACAAGAGTCCGACGGGCCTTAGGGAACAgcgagccatttgggatgcagacataaCTTCCACCATGGTTGAACAAGACCACTGACTCCAGATCAGATTCCACAGTCATTCCTCCTTTGTAGTTGGGAGGGGAAAAAAAGTGATTCCCCCATTctgtctgttttttattttatttaaaactaggcaagtcagttaagaacaaattcttatttacaatgacggcattcAGATAAACAAACACAAGGCTAAAACTGATCCAGGACCAGGCCTCCCCCGTCCATGTAATCATTATTCATTAGGTCTAAAAGGCTAAAACTGATCCAGGACCAGGCCTCCCCCGTCCATGTAATCATTATTCATTAGGTCTAAAAGGCTAAAACTGATCCAGGACCAGGCCTCCCCGTCCATGTAATCATATTCATTAGGTCTAAAAGGCTAAAACTGATCCAGGACCAGGCCTCCCCCGCCCATGTAATCATATTCATTAGGTCTAAAAGGCTAAAACTGATCCAGGATCAGCCCCCCCATCCATGTAATCATATTCATATATATGGGGTCTGGTCTGAATAtgggcctggtctgaatatggagcctggtctgaatatggggcctggtctgaatatgggacctggtctgaatatggagcctggtctgaatatggagcctggtctgaatatggagcctggtctgaatatggggccctgaatatggagcctggtctgaatatggagcctggtctgaatatggagcctggtctgaatatggagcctggtctgaatatggagcctggtctgaatatgggacctggtctgaatatggaggagcctggtctgaatatgggacctggtctgaatatggggcctggtctgaatatggagcctggtctgaatatggagcctggtctgaatatggagcctggtctgaatatggggcctggtctgaatatggagcctggtctgaatatgggacctggtctgaatatgggacctggtctgaatatggggcctggtctgaatatggagcctggtctgaatatggagcctggtctgaatatggggcctggtctgaatatggggcctggtctgaatatgggacctggtctgaatatggggcctggtctgaatatggagcctggtctgaatatggggcctggtctgaatatggggcctggtctgaatatggagcctggtctgaatatggagcctggtctgaatatggagcctggtctgaatatggagcctggtctgaatatgggacctggtctgaatatggagcctggtctgaatatggagcctggtctgaatatggagcctggtctgaatatgggacctggtctgaatatggagcctggtctgaatatggggtctggtctgaatatggggcctggtctgGCCTTGGCatggggcctggtctgaatatgggacctggtctgaatatggggcctggtctgaatatggggcctggtctgaatatggggcctggtctgaatatggggcccggtctgaatatggggcccggtctgaatatggggcctggtctgGCCTTGGCatggggcctggtctgaatatgggacctggtctgaatatggggcctggtctgaatatggtacctggtctgaatatgggacctggtctgaatatggagcctggtctgaatatgggacctggtctgaatatggggcctggtctgGCCTTGGCatggggcctggtctgaatatggggcctggtctgaatatggggcctggtctgaatatggggcctggtctgaatatggggcctggtctgaatatggggcctggtctgaatatggggcctggtctgaatatggggcctggtctg
Above is a window of Oncorhynchus keta strain PuntledgeMale-10-30-2019 unplaced genomic scaffold, Oket_V2 Un_contig_3287_pilon_pilon, whole genome shotgun sequence DNA encoding:
- the LOC127923811 gene encoding soluble scavenger receptor cysteine-rich domain-containing protein SSC5D-like; amino-acid sequence: MPRPDQAPYSDQAPYSDQAPYSDQAPYSDQAPYSDQAPYSDQAPYSDQAPYSDQVPYSDQVPYSDQVPYSDQVPYSDQAPCQGQTRPHIQTRPHIQTRLHIQTRPHIQTRPHIQTRPHIQTRLHIQTRPHIQTRPHIQTRPHIQTRPHIQTRPHIQTRPHIQTRLHIQTRSHIQTRPHIQTRPHIQTRPHIQTRPHIQTRPHIQTRPHIQTRPHIQTRPHAKARPGPIFRPGPIFRPGSIFRPGPIFRPGPIFRPDPIFRPGSIFRPGPIFRPGSIFRPGSIFRPGSIFRPGPIFRPGSIFRPGSIFRPGSIFRPGSIFRPGPIFRPGPIFRPGSIFRPGPIFRPGPIFRPGPIFRPGPIFRPGSIFRPGSIFRPGPIFRPGPIFRPGPIFRPGSIFRPGPIFRPGSIFRPGSIFRPGSIFRPGPIFRPGPIFRPGSSIFRPGSIFRPGSIFRPGSIFRPGPIFRPGPIFRPGSIFRPGPYSDQTPYI